The window AAAAAGAAACATGGGAGGAGTGTTTTCGTCTACTTTCAATTCAGGAGTTAGGCTTCTATTTTCACCTTTGTCAAGGTATGCAGGGTAAATCAACATGGCAAAATCAGGCTTTGATGAAACTTTATCTGTAGCATCCTGAGCTATATAGGTTTCCTCCTTGTACCGTGTACCTGCTCGTGCTGCCAAACTTCCACCTGCCGAGAAGCCGATTACACCAATTTTGTTCGGGTCTAAGTTCCATTCGTTTGCTCCACTTCGAACAATGCGGATTGACCGTTGAATATCATTTAAGGCCCCATCTTGTTTTTGCGGTACGCGGTATTCCAGTACAAAGGCTGTATACCCCAGAGTATTCAACCATTCGGCCACCTCATACCCCTCCTTATCGATGGCCAAAATCTTATAACCACCTCCGGGGCAGACAATTACAGCTGCTCCATTGTTTACTTTCTCATCCGGTAAAAATACCTTTAATGTAGGGTCGGTGACATCGGTCAGACGGGTTACTCTACCACTATTGTTATCTGTAATCACAGCAGGCTTCTTGGCAGCTGTCTCTCCCGGTACTTTTCCAGGCCAAATATGAATAAGCTCGTCAGTTTGCGCACTTGCTACGAAAACAAGCGTGAAAAATAAGGAGCAAAGTGTTAGCACTATTTTGATTGGCTGGCGTTGAATTTTCATGGGAGGCTTTGGTTGTTGACTTTTAAAATCGATGTATTTTTAAAAATGCTTTTGCTTTTTTATTTCCTTGA of the Cyclobacterium marinum DSM 745 genome contains:
- a CDS encoding alpha/beta hydrolase, with the protein product MKIQRQPIKIVLTLCSLFFTLVFVASAQTDELIHIWPGKVPGETAAKKPAVITDNNSGRVTRLTDVTDPTLKVFLPDEKVNNGAAVIVCPGGGYKILAIDKEGYEVAEWLNTLGYTAFVLEYRVPQKQDGALNDIQRSIRIVRSGANEWNLDPNKIGVIGFSAGGSLAARAGTRYKEETYIAQDATDKVSSKPDFAMLIYPAYLDKGENRSLTPELKVDENTPPMFLFATADDAHANSALVMATALRDNKIPVALHLLPTGGHGYGLRTGNPAGETWPALAETWLKATVK